The stretch of DNA GTAGCTCAACCGCTCGACGACTTCCGCGAAGGCAACGTTCCGTCTCACGTCGGTAATCTCGATCTTGACTCGCTCGGTCTCGTCAGTGTCGGGGACGATCACGACGAAGCCACGTTCGACCCGGGCGATACCGTCGCCCTGTTCGCCGATGTCCTCGATCTCGACGTCCCGAACCTCGCCCTCCTCGACCGGTGGTTCCGGCGCGTCGCGTTCCTGCTGTGAGTCCGTTTTACCCTGCTCGACGGGTCCTGGCCCGCTCCGAGCCGGTGAAGACACGAGCGCGACACGATACGTGTCCCCCTCCCGTAGATCGCCTACATGCAGTTCGCGTTCGGGAACGTCGATCACATACGAGCCGTCCCGTTCCTCGATGGAAGCCGAGAACAGGCATTCGAGTTCTTCAGAGATCTCCATTAGTTGGCCTCCCGGCTGAATAGCGGGGCCGACCACTTGATTCTGCGGTCGCGCCGTCACCCCGGATGCACTCGGGACTCGCGACGTCGTCACGGCCCGGACGTGCCACCCAAATGTCGGTCGTCCCGTTGTCCCGCTCGTATTCGACCAGGGTGTGTGCGGTGGAACTGTCGGCATCACACTCGGGACTCGCCCGTCGTCCGGAGTCCTGCAGGTCGTCGGGGGAGGGGAGGAAGCGTGTGACAGGTCCCTTCCAGCCGTCCGTAGGACGACGCTCCGGTGTGGCCGTCGATCGATTCGGCGAGTTTGCCGACGGAGCCGTGTTCGTCACACCCGCCGTTTCCCGATCCGATGGCTCGAGTCAGCCCGCGGACACGCCGGACTCGCACGCTGTATCCGGCACGACGGCCGAAAGATATCGGCTACGGGGGGCCCCTGTATCACCGCCACCGGACGTAGCCTGGCCGCCTTCACCCCTCGGCCAGTTATATCTTCGAGGCTGTTCCCGAGGGATGAGAGTTGTCGATCGATTGAACAAGTCGCCCGTTCTACACGACGACATGGGAGAACTCGAAACGGAAGCGCAGAAGACGCGGGGTGAAGTTGCCACGTATCTCCGGGGACTGGCCGATCAACTCGACGAAGGTGGCGCCGTGACGCTCGAACTCGGGAACCGACGCGTCGAGCTTGATCCCGTCGATCCGGTCACGTTCAAACTCGAGGGCGAGTCGGACTGGACCGAGGGCGACACCGAAGCCAAACAGAGCATCGAATTCGAGTTGGTGTGGCGGCAGGACGCACGGACCGCCGAGGAGGGATCACTGAACGTCGAACGGACGGAGCCCGAGTAGCCCGGTGACGATTTTGGGGGAGTTGGCACCACTACACTGTCGTGATCGAACCCCGGGTGAGGACAGCCGGAGACGTACGACTACACACTCGTTCCGACCGACGGTCGAACGCGGAACCCCCCACGAGGAGAGTCGACCCCATCGGCCGGGACCACGACGCCGGTGCCGACGGTAGCCCCGGCCACGTCCGTGGCACCGACAGCCCGGTCGTCGGGCGCGGGGAGTCGAGCGAGCGCTTCCGGGCCGTCCTCACGGTCGGTCGCCGAACTCGACTGAGCCCGGCGGTCGGCGTCTTTTTGTCGCAGCCCGGACGAAACGAGGGTATGCCAGCAGCGCCGGAGCCGGGGACCGCCGATCCACTCGCCCTTCGAGGCGTCGTGCCACCGACCGTGACGGCCTTCGACGCGGACGGGGCCGTCGACCACGAGGCGACCGCCGCCCACGCGCAGTTCGTCGTCGACGGCGGGGCAAACGGCGTCTTCCCACTCGGAACGAACGGGGAGTTCCCGCTGTTGACCGGCGCGGAGCGTCGGAAGGTCGTCGAGACGGTGACCGACGCCGTCGACGCCCCGGTCATCGCGGGCGTGGGAGCGCCGAGTACGCGGGAGACGGTCGACAACGCCACCCACGCTGCCTCGACCGGCGCGGACGGCGTCGTCGTCGTCACGCCGTACTACTACCCGTTGGATGCCGAGGCCGCGGTCCGTCACTACCGGGCGGTCGCCGAGGCGGTCGACGTTCCGGTGTACGTCTACCACATCCCGAGCAAGACGGGCAACGAGCTGTCGCTGTCGACGCTCGACCGCCTCGCCGCCATCGAGGGCGTCGTCGGCGTAAAGGACTCGTCGAAGGACGTCCCGTGGCTCGCACAGGCCATCGATGCCCACCCCGAACTGACCTTCCTCGCGGGATCCGACTCGCTGTTGTTCCCGGGTCTAGAAATCGGGTGTTCGGGGGTGGTTAGCGCCGTCGCCAACGTCTTCCCCGAACTCGTCGTCGACCTGTACGACGCCTACGACGCCGGCGACGAAGCCGAGGCGAGGCGCCTCCAGTCGACGGTGTTCGAGGTACGGTCGGCGCTGAAACGTGGGCCGTACATGGCGGGGGTGAAGACCGCGCTGTCGCTGCGTGACCTGAACTTCGACGCCGGCGGGCTTCGGGCGCCGCTTCGGACGATGGACGACGAGGGGCGGGCGGCGCTCCGGACCGACCTGCAAGGTCTCGGTCTCCTGTGACGCCTCGGAGATACCGCCGGACGGAACGGAACCACCGGTATTAACCTCCGTAGGGCACTCGAAGCGAGCATGTCGGAACTCGTCACTTTCGGGGAAACGATGTTGCGTCTCACGCCGCCGCGAGGCCACCGGCTCTCGCGGGTCGACCGACTCGACGTCCACGTCGGCGGCGCCGAGAGCAACGTCGCGGTGGGCGCCGCCAACCTCGGCGTCGACGCGGCGTGGCTGTCGGTGCTGCCTGACTCCGAACTCGGTGAACGGATCGCGTACGCCCTCCGCGGCGAAGGCGTCGAACCGCTCGTCACGTGGACGGACGACGGCCGCGTCGGCACCTACTACTTCGAGCGCGGCGGGATGCCGCGTGGGCGCGACGTCGTCTACGACCGCGAAGGGGCCCCGATCCGGGCGGCGAGGCCCGAGCAGGTGGCCGTAGACCGGGTCCGCGATGCCGACGTGTTCTTCACCACCGGAATCACGCCGGCGCTGTCCGACCGCCTGGTCGAGACGACCGGGTCCCTGCTCCGGACGGCCAGCGACGCCGGCGCACGGACGGCGTTCGACGTGAACTACCGGGAGAAACTGTGGACGCCCGCCGAGGCCCGGGAGACGCTCGCGGACCTGTTCCCGGCAGTCGACGTCCTGTTCGCCGCCGAACGCGACGCCCGCACGGTACTCGGGTTCGACGGCGACGCCGAGGCGATGGCCAGCGGTCTCGCCGCCGAATTCGACTTCGAGACGGTCGTCATCACGCGCGGCGAGAAGGGCGCACTGGCCCGACACGGCGGGACGACGACCGAGCAGGGGACGTTCCCGGCCGACACCGTCGATCCGCTCGGGTCCGGCGACGCCTTCGCCAGCGGCTTTCTCGCCGAGCGCCTGGACGGGGCGTCGATCGACGAGGCGCTGGCCTACGGCGCTGCGACGGCCGCGCTGAAACGGACCATCGAGGGCGACATGGCCCGCGTCTCGGCCGACGAGGTGCGGGCCATCGTGGAGGACGGCGGCGGCGTGGATATCGAACGGTGATAGACGTCCACAGCCTACACACTTTTGCCCGACGACGCTAGAGACTGTAGCAATGAATCACGTAAGGGGGACACTGCTCAGCATCGACGTGAGCGAGCGGGAGACAACCACGGAGGGAGTGGCGGACGAACGGGCGTCGTTCGTCGGCGGCCGCGGCCTCTGTACGAAGCTCGCTCACGACCGCATTCCGTTCGACGCCGACCCGTTCGGCCCGGAGAATCGCATCTACTTCTCGACGGGGCCGCTCCAGCAGTCGGAGATGTCGTTCACCGGCCGGATGAGCTGTACGGGACTCTCGCCGCTGACCGACGGGCTGCTCTCGACGAACGCCGGCGGCTACCTCTCCCGAAACTTCGTCGGGACGGGCCACTCGGCGGTCGAAATCGTCGGCGAAGCCGACGAGTTGCTGGTCGTTCACGTCACCGACGAGGGCGTCGAGTTCGTCGAGGCGCCGGAACTGTCGGGGGCGACGGTGCCCGAAGTGACCGGGTACGTGAACCGCGAGCGCGATTTGGACGCCGAGCACGTCCTTTGCATCGGCCCCGCAGGCGAGAATCTCGTCCGCTTCGCCTGCGTGATGACCTACGAGAGTCGGGCCTTCGGTCGGGGTGGAATGGGGGCCGTCCTCGGCTCGAAAAACGTGAAGGCCGTCACGTTCGAGGGCGACGCCGCCCCGGAGGTTGACCTCCCCGAAGGCGTCCAGCGGGAGGTGCACAGCGCCGCCGCCACCTCCGACGACCTGATGCGTCGGCAGGGGACCACCGGCGGGACGGAGATGATCAACGACAACTTCTCGCTGCCGACCCGCTATTTCGAGAAGTACCATTTCGAGGACGCGGATAAGATCGGCGGCAACGCCGTCGAGGAAAAGAAGTACAAGAAGGGGTCGTGTTCGATGTGCGCGTTCGCCTGCAAACTCCCGACGCGCGACGAGGAGACGGGTCTGGAGACGGAGGGACCCGAGTTCGAGACGGTGTTTTCCTTCGGGAGCAACTGCGAAGTCGGCGACATCGTCGACGTGATGAAGTCGAACGAGCTCTGTGATATCTACGGCATGGATACCATCTCTTGTGGCAACGCCGTCGCCGCCTATCTGGCCGCCGAGGACGAGTTCGGCAACGCCGATCTGGTCCACGAGACGGTGGAGAAAATCGCGACTCGCGAGGGGATCGGCGACCTCCTCGCCGAGGGCGTCTCCCGCGCTGCCGCCGATCTGGGCGTCCGGAACTACACGGTCAAGAACATGGAGTTCGCGGCCCACGACGGGCGCGTCCTCCACGGCCAAGGGCTCAGTTACGCCGTCGCGAACCGCGGCGGCGACCACATGTACTCCACGACGCTCCGCGTGGAGTACAACGGTGAGGTCGACCCCGAGACGCTGGAGGGGAAGCCGGAGATCGTGGTGCGCCGCGAGAACCACGCCGCGTTCCGGGACTCCGGCATCGTCTGTGCGTTCGCCGGCGGAACGGGTCACGTGACCGAAGAGACCCTGGAACGGCTCTTCGAGTGTGACTACGCCGACCTCCAAGACGTCGGCGCGCGGACGGTCGAACTCGAACGCCACTTCAACAACAAGCGTGGGATGGACCGCGAGGCGGACACCCTCCCCTACGACCTCCCCGGCATCGAGGCGGCGCTCGACGAGTACTACGAGCGCCGCGGGTGGAACGCCGACGGCACCGTCGACGACGAGACGGTTCGTGAGTACGCCGTCGCGGACGACTGACGCGGCGGACACGAGGGGTGCTTTTCACCGACCGGCCCATAGCCTCGGGCATGGACGTCGACGTTCGGTGTTACGGCGAGGTTGCGGCGGCGGTGGGGGAGAGGGAGGTGTCGCTCGCACTCGACGCCGACGCGACGCTCGGTGACGTGGTGGCGAAGTTGGGCGTCGGGGAGCGGGCGTTCTCCGGCGGACTCGTCGTGATGGTGAACGGCCGCCACGCCGGCGCCGAAGACGGACTCGAGGACGGCGATACCGTCGCGTTGTCGCAGGCGCCGATGCGCGAGTGAGGTGGGCGCGCCGCTCGGGACACCGTTAAGAACCTTGGCTGGCGAGGGACCCGTATGGCCGCTCAGCGAGGGAACGACGCCCGTCTAGATAACCGGGAGCGTACCGACTGGACGATCCGTGACGAGGACGCCCGCGAGTACGTTCGGGGCGCCGTCGACGCGACGGTAGGACTCGTCGAATCGACGTACGGCCCGGCCGGGATGGAGAAACTCGTGGCGACGGCGGACCTGCAGAACCGGGACGAGATGCGCCGCATCGACGACGCGGGACGACTCTTCGACGCCATCGACAACGGCGGCGGCTTCGGCCACCCGGTCGCGGCGCTGTTCGTCGACGGCGTCGCGGGGATGCGGAGCCGGGTCCACGACGGGACGACGGCGGCGGTCCTCCTGACGGGTGCCCTCATGGAGGAGGGGTTCGACCTCGTCGAGCAGGGACTCGCCCCCAGCAGCGTCCTCGTGGGGTACGGCATCGCTCGGGCGCGCGCCGGCGACATCCTCGACGAACTCGCCCGGCCCGTCGACGCGACCGACGAGGCGACGCTCGCGAACGTCGCAGCGACGACGATGACGACCGCCCTCGACCCCACGGTTCGGGAGGATCTGTCGGCACGCGTCGCGTCGACGGTCGGCCGCTTGGCCGACGCGGGCGACGGCGGCTGGCCGAACACCGATCACGCGAAGGTGCTCACGGCGCCGGGCGTCGACACGACGACCTGCGACGGGCTCGTGTTGTCCCGACCCGCCGACGCCGGCCCGAACGGCGCGGGCGTCACGACATCGCTCACGGACGCGACGGTCGCGATTCTGGACCGGGAGATCGACTTCGAGGAGACGGCGAGCGTGCTCGGCGGCGGCGAGGGCATCCGGCTCACCTCGGCCGCGGCGGCGGAGCGCTACCGGACCGAACTCGACGCGCGCAGGCGCGACGCGGCCGAGCGCTTGGTCGAACGTGGCGTCGACGTCCTCGTCTCGCTGGAGAAACTCGACGAAGGGGTCGTCGACGCGTTCGAGCGGGCGGGGCTGGCGGTCGTCGACAAGGCCACCTACCCCAAGGAGGACGTCTACCGGCTCGCAACGGCAACCGGCGGGACGGTCGTCTCGAAGCTCGGAGACCTCACCGCGGGCCGATTGGGGCGGGCCGGGCGCGTCGAGCGACGCGAGGTCGGCGACGAGGTTTGGACCGTCTTCGAGGGCTGTCCCGGGCCGGTGTTCACCATCGTCTCGGGCGGGGAGACCGCCGAGGAGGCGCGGCGACGGGAGGGCGCGATAGCGGACGCCCTCGAAACGGCCGCCACCGCCGCCATCGACGAGCAGGTGGTGCCGGGCGCTGGCGCGCCGGCCGCCGCGGTCGCGGCCGGTATCCGAGCGGGGGAGACGACCGTCACCGGTCGCGAGCAACTCGCCGCCGCCGCGTTCGCCGACGCCGTCGAACGGCTTCCGGTCGTCCTCGCGCGCAACGCCGGACACGATCCGCTCGCCGCGGTGACGGACCTGCGGACGGCCCACGCCGCGGAGGGCCGGTCGTCGGTCGGGGTGAGCGTCGACACCGGCGATCCGATCGACGCGTGGGCGGCCGGGGTCGTCGAGCCGCGTCGGGTGTTCTCACAGGCCATCGAGACGGCGGGCGCGATCGTCGAGCAACTGCTCACGATCGACTCGGTCCTCTACCCCAACGTCGAACTGTACGGCTACACGCCGCGGCCGGAGCGTGAGTGAGTCGAACGGATTATTGTAACTGTGTGCCGGTGGGTCGCCGGACCGACCCGGCGACCGACCGGTACCGGGGTGCGGGAAACGGTATCAGGCCGGCCCGGGGTCGGGCGCGTCGGCCGTCGGCTCGGTCTCCTCCTCGTCGCCGAGGTCCGTGGCGTCGAGTCGTTGATCGATGCGGATCAACTGAACCGCCAGATCGGTCGCCGTCGTCAACACGTTCCGTTTCAGCGACACCGGTTCGACGATTGGCAGGTCGCCGAGGACGTCCGTCGTCGTCCCGGCGAGGGCATCGATTCCGACGGAATCCCGGCCTTCGGAGCGGGCGACGCGCAACTGGACGGCCGCCCGCCCGGCGTCCAGGCCGGCCGTGGCCGCCAGCGCCCGGGGGACGGCCATCAGCGCCGCGCCGAACGCGTCGGCGGCGAGTTGCTCGCGGCCGGGGAGCGAGCGGGCCTCCTGAGCGACGCGCCACGACGCGGTCGCCTCGGCGGCGCCGCCGCCGGGGACGACGCGTCCCTCCCCGACGGCCGCGGCGGTCGACGCGACGGCGGCCTCGACCGAGCGCTCGAACGCCCCGGCCGTCCGGGGGTCCGGGGCGCGACAGAACAGCGTCCGGACCGAGTCCCCGGCGTCGGACGTGACGAACGTCATGTCGCGGCCGGCCTTCCGATTGACGTCGACGCTGCCGCGGCCGAGCGTCTCCGCGGTGACCTGTGCGAGCGTCGGCACGACCGTCGCGTCGGTCGCCCGGGCGAGCCGCCGGAGTTCGTCGGCGTCGACCCGGTTGATGCCGACGATGCCCGCCGCGGCGAGTTCCGACTGGACGCGCTCGTTGATCGCCCGTTCGGTGATCACGACGCCACAGCCGGCGTCGACCGCCGCCCGGAGTTGTTCGGTGAACGTCCCGGACTCGTGTTCGGCTAGCGCCTCGCGGTCGGCGAAGGAGTCGGCCTCGAACTCGACGCGGCGGGAGACGCGTCCGAGTTGACTCCCGGCGTGGGGCATGTCGACCGTCGAGGACAGCAGGGCGATGCCCGTTTCGGACCGCGAGCGGGCCATGGATTCGAGAACCGGCCCACGTTCGAGGACGACGCCGGAGACGAGGTTGGTCTCGGCGGCGGCACCGCCGGTTCGTGAGACGACACGGATGCGCTCGCTCGCGTCGTCGCCCGCGTCGGCGACGGCCGCCGCGACCTGCGTCGAGACGGAGCGCCGGACCTGCGGGTTCCGGGTGCCGGTGAGAGCGGTCCTGGCCACGTCGGCCGGATCGACCGACGAGAGCGGGCGCGCCGTGTGATCGACGGCGTCGAGGGCGATGGCGAGCCCGTCACGGTACCCCCGTTCGATGGCCGTCGGGTGGAGGCCGCGTTCGGCGAGGCGGTCCGCGCGCCGGAGCAAGGCCCCGGCCAGCGTGACGACCGAGCCCGTCCCGTCCCCGTACTGCTCGTCGAAGCCGGCGGCGGCCGAGTCGAGAAGCGTCACGGCCGGATCGTCCACGTCCAGTCGGTCGAGGAGCTCCGTCGACGAGGCGGTCGCCGTCACGGTGCCGTCCGCTTGAATCAGGAGCTTGTTTGCCCCGAACGGCCCGAGAGCGGTTTCGACGACGTCACAGACGGTGCGGACGCCGCCAACCAGCTCTTTGTTGACCATAGTCCCTATCGGACCCCCGGGGAGCAATAATGTGTCGCGTCGGCCGACGAACCAACTTCCGTGCGAAAAAATAACAGGGTTAATTATTTATGCTATAAATTAACAAGAATACTCGCATGTCGAGACGAAACTCCGACGACGGCTCCGGGACACATCCGGATGCGGATGAAGAAGAGACAACCCGTCGTGACTTCGTGAAAGTCACTGCCGGTGCAGCGGGTGCCGGTGCGATGGGCGCACTCGCCGGCTGTGGCGGGAGTGGCGGTGGCGGTGGTGGCGACGGCGGCGACGGTGGCGATGGTGGCGGTGGTGGCGACGGCGGCGACGGCGACGGTGGCGGCGGCGACGGCGGCGGCAGCGAGACCGTCACCGTCGACTTCCTCTCCGCGAACGCCGTGGAGAACGGCGACATCCAGAGTCACTACCAGTCGTCGATGGAGGATTTCGCCTCGAAAAACGGCAGCTACCAAGTCAACCTCCAGACGGCGTCCTACGGGGACATCCAGCAGTCCCTGTCCTCGCGCGTCCAGACCGGCAACCCGCCCGCGCTAGCGGAGTCCGGTGGGCTCGGCCTCCAGTTCTTCCGCAACGACCAGTTGGCCGACCACGCCTCGTTCATGGAGGGGACCGACACCCTCCCCGACGACCTCACGGCCGCGGGCCAGCAGGTCGCCGGGTTCCGGGGCGACTACTGGTCGATGGGTGCCGTGCGTAACACCAACAGTAATCTCGGCATCCGGCCCAAGACGTTCTCGCAGGCCGGCATCGAGAACCCGATGGAAGATCTGGCGACGTGGAGCCAGTTCTACGAAGCCCTCCAGACCATCGACGAGGAACAGGACATCATCGCCTACGAGGAGACCGGGGTTCCGGGCGACCTCGAGTCGTACTGGGGCTACGCCCGGACGGCGTACACCGACGGGACGGACCCCTGGCTCCGCGGCGATGGGACCGATCCGACCGTCGTCATCGGGAACGAGGAGATGGAGGAAGACCGGCAGAAGACCGACGGCATGATCAAGGCGTGTGTCAACCTCGCCAACGAGTTCAGCAGTGCCGAGGCTGCCTCGCGCGGCGACGAGGACATCCCCGCCCTGATGCTCAGCGGCCGGGTCGCCTCCTTCAACTACGCGCTCGCGACGGCGAACCGCTGGTACTCCGTCGACGAGAACGCGCAGATCGGCTGGAACGACGGCGAAGGCGACTTCATGCTGCTCCCCCACCCGCGGCTGGACGAGGACTTCGGCGATGCCATCGGCATCGACGACCTCAGCGGCCACTCGGGCGACCACGGTGGTCACGTCTGGGGGCTCGAGCAGTGTCACACCATCTTCAGCGAGGTGAGCAGTCAACAGCAGGAGGGCGCCTTCGCGCTCGGTCGCTATCTGCTCGAGGATAACGACTTCGTCCTCCCCGCGTGGGGCGAGTTCTACGAGGCCATCCCGGGTCTCGCGCCCAAACTCGACGCGCTGCGCAGCGAGTACGACCTGCCGCAGAACTTCGAGCAGTCGCTCGCCAACCAAGTCGAACACGGCAGCCAGTACAGCAACACGGGTGGCCCGTGGGACGTCTGGCCGACCGACCCGATCCGCTGGACGGACATCAACGAGACGATCAGCCAGGGGATCGCCGGTCAGCACAGCGCCGAGGAGACGCCCTCCATCGTGCGTGACCGGGTGCTGACGCGACTCGAAGAGGAGAACGAGTGATCGCGCGCTCCCCCACCGCGGGGTAGTCACGACGCTCCCTTTCGACGGGGGGAGAGCGCCGTTGGAATTGGACAGAAAAGTTTATTATCGTAATATTGATCAGTGATACCATGGCACAGAAACAGGGGCGATCCCGAGACGAAATCCGTGAGCAGTACGGGCTCGACGAGCGGACGCTCACGGATCGACTCCGAGAGAACTGGACGGGATACGTCTTCATCGTACCGACCTTCGTCGCGTTCACGGCGCTATTTTATTATCCGATGGTCCGTGGAGTTACGATGACACTGACCGACACGCGCCTGGGCGAGCCGGGGCAGTTCGTCGGACTGGCGAACTACCAGTGGCTCGTAACGAACGACCTGTTCGTCTACGCTTTCGGCTGGTCGATAGCGTTCGTCGCCGGTACGACGTTCCTCCAGTTGGCCCTTGGACTGGTTGCCGCACTGCTGTTGAACGAACTCGGCGACGCGGCCAAGGACTGGATCGGCGCCGTGATCATGTCGCCGTACTTCGCCGCACCGCTGGCCGGCGGTGTGATCTGGATGTGGTTCCTCGACAGCAGTTTCGGCTTCGTGACCAAGGCCTTCGGCGTGTTCGGCGCCGAGGCGCCGGCGTTTCTCGCGACCGGGATCTGGCCGTTCGTTTCGCTGATCGTCGCTCAGACGTGGCACGACTACGCCTACTCGGCGATCATCTACGCGGCGGCCATCGCGAGCATCCCGAAAGAGCAGTACGAGGCGGCCGCCCAGTCCGGAGCCAATCGCCTCCAGCGATTCCGTGACGTGACCCTCCCACGGCTGCTGATTCCGACCATCGTCATTCTCTCGCTGCGGACGGCCTGGAACATCGCCGAGTTCTCCCAGCCCTTCGCGCTCACCGGCGGTGGCCCGGGGACCAAGACGATGCTCCTCAGCATCCTCACCTACCGCGTCGCGTTCGTGAACAACAACTTCGCCCGCGCGTACACCATCGGGATGGCGATGGTCCTCCTGTCGATGACCGCCGCGGTCATCTACGTGAAGGCGATCAGCGAAGAGGAGAACCTCTACGTCTAACGATGCTCAACGACAATAGACGCAGCCGCGTGCTGCTGTACGCCGGCATCACCGCGTTCGCCCTGTTCGCAATCGTCCCGTACTACTGGGTGATTCGAACGTCGTTCCTGACGAACATCGCCGCGATCAGCCCGGATACGGGCTTCATCCCGGCGCTCTCGCAGTTCACGCTCGAATCGTACACCCAGATCTGGGACCGCTTCGCCTTCGTCACCTTCTTCCGGAACAGCATTATCGTCTCCGTGACGGCGACGATCATCTCGCTGTTCTTCGCGATTCCGGGGGCTTACGCCTTCGCACGGCTTGACTTCCCCGGTCGGAAGGTGCTGTTCTACACCGCCGTGTTCACCATCATGTTCCCGTGGATCGTGCTGACGATCCCCGTCTACGAGGTGTTTTACTTCCTCAACTTGGTGAACACCCTGCCGGGTGTCATCATCGCCCTCTCGATTTTCGTCCTGCCACAGAACATCTGGCTGCTCCAGGGGTTCTTCAGACAGGGCATCCCCGAGAACATCGAGGAGGCCGCGCTCATCGACGGGCACAACGAACTCACCGCCTTCCTCAGGATCGTGTTGCCCCTGAGCCTGCCAGCGGTGGCGGC from Haloplanus salinus encodes:
- a CDS encoding TRAM domain-containing protein produces the protein MEISEELECLFSASIEERDGSYVIDVPERELHVGDLREGDTYRVALVSSPARSGPGPVEQGKTDSQQERDAPEPPVEEGEVRDVEIEDIGEQGDGIARVERGFVVIVPDTDETERVKIEITDVRRNVAFAEVVERLSYYE
- a CDS encoding amphi-Trp domain-containing protein, with protein sequence MGELETEAQKTRGEVATYLRGLADQLDEGGAVTLELGNRRVELDPVDPVTFKLEGESDWTEGDTEAKQSIEFELVWRQDARTAEEGSLNVERTEPE
- a CDS encoding dihydrodipicolinate synthase family protein — encoded protein: MPAAPEPGTADPLALRGVVPPTVTAFDADGAVDHEATAAHAQFVVDGGANGVFPLGTNGEFPLLTGAERRKVVETVTDAVDAPVIAGVGAPSTRETVDNATHAASTGADGVVVVTPYYYPLDAEAAVRHYRAVAEAVDVPVYVYHIPSKTGNELSLSTLDRLAAIEGVVGVKDSSKDVPWLAQAIDAHPELTFLAGSDSLLFPGLEIGCSGVVSAVANVFPELVVDLYDAYDAGDEAEARRLQSTVFEVRSALKRGPYMAGVKTALSLRDLNFDAGGLRAPLRTMDDEGRAALRTDLQGLGLL
- the kdgK1 gene encoding bifunctional 2-dehydro-3-deoxygluconokinase/2-dehydro-3-deoxygalactonokinase; the encoded protein is MSELVTFGETMLRLTPPRGHRLSRVDRLDVHVGGAESNVAVGAANLGVDAAWLSVLPDSELGERIAYALRGEGVEPLVTWTDDGRVGTYYFERGGMPRGRDVVYDREGAPIRAARPEQVAVDRVRDADVFFTTGITPALSDRLVETTGSLLRTASDAGARTAFDVNYREKLWTPAEARETLADLFPAVDVLFAAERDARTVLGFDGDAEAMASGLAAEFDFETVVITRGEKGALARHGGTTTEQGTFPADTVDPLGSGDAFASGFLAERLDGASIDEALAYGAATAALKRTIEGDMARVSADEVRAIVEDGGGVDIER
- a CDS encoding aldehyde ferredoxin oxidoreductase family protein, whose protein sequence is MNHVRGTLLSIDVSERETTTEGVADERASFVGGRGLCTKLAHDRIPFDADPFGPENRIYFSTGPLQQSEMSFTGRMSCTGLSPLTDGLLSTNAGGYLSRNFVGTGHSAVEIVGEADELLVVHVTDEGVEFVEAPELSGATVPEVTGYVNRERDLDAEHVLCIGPAGENLVRFACVMTYESRAFGRGGMGAVLGSKNVKAVTFEGDAAPEVDLPEGVQREVHSAAATSDDLMRRQGTTGGTEMINDNFSLPTRYFEKYHFEDADKIGGNAVEEKKYKKGSCSMCAFACKLPTRDEETGLETEGPEFETVFSFGSNCEVGDIVDVMKSNELCDIYGMDTISCGNAVAAYLAAEDEFGNADLVHETVEKIATREGIGDLLAEGVSRAAADLGVRNYTVKNMEFAAHDGRVLHGQGLSYAVANRGGDHMYSTTLRVEYNGEVDPETLEGKPEIVVRRENHAAFRDSGIVCAFAGGTGHVTEETLERLFECDYADLQDVGARTVELERHFNNKRGMDREADTLPYDLPGIEAALDEYYERRGWNADGTVDDETVREYAVADD
- a CDS encoding MoaD/ThiS family protein, with product MDVDVRCYGEVAAAVGEREVSLALDADATLGDVVAKLGVGERAFSGGLVVMVNGRHAGAEDGLEDGDTVALSQAPMRE
- a CDS encoding TCP-1/cpn60 chaperonin family protein produces the protein MAAQRGNDARLDNRERTDWTIRDEDAREYVRGAVDATVGLVESTYGPAGMEKLVATADLQNRDEMRRIDDAGRLFDAIDNGGGFGHPVAALFVDGVAGMRSRVHDGTTAAVLLTGALMEEGFDLVEQGLAPSSVLVGYGIARARAGDILDELARPVDATDEATLANVAATTMTTALDPTVREDLSARVASTVGRLADAGDGGWPNTDHAKVLTAPGVDTTTCDGLVLSRPADAGPNGAGVTTSLTDATVAILDREIDFEETASVLGGGEGIRLTSAAAAERYRTELDARRRDAAERLVERGVDVLVSLEKLDEGVVDAFERAGLAVVDKATYPKEDVYRLATATGGTVVSKLGDLTAGRLGRAGRVERREVGDEVWTVFEGCPGPVFTIVSGGETAEEARRREGAIADALETAATAAIDEQVVPGAGAPAAAVAAGIRAGETTVTGREQLAAAAFADAVERLPVVLARNAGHDPLAAVTDLRTAHAAEGRSSVGVSVDTGDPIDAWAAGVVEPRRVFSQAIETAGAIVEQLLTIDSVLYPNVELYGYTPRPERE
- a CDS encoding TCP-1/cpn60 chaperonin family protein, with translation MVNKELVGGVRTVCDVVETALGPFGANKLLIQADGTVTATASSTELLDRLDVDDPAVTLLDSAAAGFDEQYGDGTGSVVTLAGALLRRADRLAERGLHPTAIERGYRDGLAIALDAVDHTARPLSSVDPADVARTALTGTRNPQVRRSVSTQVAAAVADAGDDASERIRVVSRTGGAAAETNLVSGVVLERGPVLESMARSRSETGIALLSSTVDMPHAGSQLGRVSRRVEFEADSFADREALAEHESGTFTEQLRAAVDAGCGVVITERAINERVQSELAAAGIVGINRVDADELRRLARATDATVVPTLAQVTAETLGRGSVDVNRKAGRDMTFVTSDAGDSVRTLFCRAPDPRTAGAFERSVEAAVASTAAAVGEGRVVPGGGAAEATASWRVAQEARSLPGREQLAADAFGAALMAVPRALAATAGLDAGRAAVQLRVARSEGRDSVGIDALAGTTTDVLGDLPIVEPVSLKRNVLTTATDLAVQLIRIDQRLDATDLGDEEETEPTADAPDPGPA
- a CDS encoding ABC transporter substrate-binding protein, whose product is MSRRNSDDGSGTHPDADEEETTRRDFVKVTAGAAGAGAMGALAGCGGSGGGGGGDGGDGGDGGGGGDGGDGDGGGGDGGGSETVTVDFLSANAVENGDIQSHYQSSMEDFASKNGSYQVNLQTASYGDIQQSLSSRVQTGNPPALAESGGLGLQFFRNDQLADHASFMEGTDTLPDDLTAAGQQVAGFRGDYWSMGAVRNTNSNLGIRPKTFSQAGIENPMEDLATWSQFYEALQTIDEEQDIIAYEETGVPGDLESYWGYARTAYTDGTDPWLRGDGTDPTVVIGNEEMEEDRQKTDGMIKACVNLANEFSSAEAASRGDEDIPALMLSGRVASFNYALATANRWYSVDENAQIGWNDGEGDFMLLPHPRLDEDFGDAIGIDDLSGHSGDHGGHVWGLEQCHTIFSEVSSQQQEGAFALGRYLLEDNDFVLPAWGEFYEAIPGLAPKLDALRSEYDLPQNFEQSLANQVEHGSQYSNTGGPWDVWPTDPIRWTDINETISQGIAGQHSAEETPSIVRDRVLTRLEEENE